GAACCGCCCGCCGTGAGCCGCATCGTCGCGCCGGCGACCGTGAACTCGAACTCCCCCTCGACGACGTAGAACAACTCGTCCTCGCGGTGGTGGACGTGCGGCGGCGAGCCGTTGCCCGAGGGCACGTACGCCTCGAAGATGAAGCAGGCCCCGGCCGTCTCCGCGCCGGTGGCGAGGAACACGTAACGGTCGCCGACGATCGAATACACCGCTCGCGCCGCGAGATCATCTCGTGCTGCCATCGAAGATCCTCGTCTGGAGAGCGCCCGCCCCGGCGCGTCCTCGCGTCCGGTTCCGGGAGGCCCGAGGTGATTTTACCCGGCCTCTCGCCCCGCCGTGAGCGCCGTCATCGCCCCCGGATGAACTCGGGCGCGGCGTCTGGCGAGCGGAGCAGGCAGGCGGTCGGCTCGCCGTAGCCGCCGCCGGTGTCCAGCCGGATGCGGACGGCGTCGGCCTCGGGCCGGGCGACGCGCTCGTGGCCGGTGACCTGCACCTTGCCCGGGAAGGGCGAGGGCGAGGCGGAGAGGCTGCGGTCGGCCCCCAGCCAGACGGGGTACTCGTCCTCCCAGAGCATCGCCGTCACCGAGTCGGCCCGGGGCCGCATCGCCGCCCGATCCCAGCGCCGGGCCCGAAGCGCCGCGACCTGCTCGACGGCCCCCGCCTCCAGTTCGGGCGAGAGGCCGCAGTGCAGGAAGAGGTGTCCCGGCGCCTCGACGACCCAGCGCAGGCCGGTCAGGAACGCCCGGTGCGCCTCGGGCATCGCCTCCCGGAGGGCGTCGAAGGGCTCGGGGCCGGCGTCGACGCCGAGCCGCGCGGGACGGCCCAGGTACGAGGCGAAGGTGGCCTCGCAGTCGTAGATCGCCTTGTAGCGGTCGATCCAGTACGGCGAGAGCGGGCCTCCGTCGAGCCTCGCCGAGCGGATTAGGGCCAGGTCGTGGTTGCCCATGACGGCCGAGCCCCCGGCCGGCCGCCGGAGCAGCTCCAGGACGAGGTCGATCGTCCCCCGCGAGTCGGGGCCGCGGTCGACGTAGTCGCCCAGGAAGACGAGGGCGCAGTCGGGCCACTCGGGCCGGCGTTCGAGCGCGGCGACCAGCCGCTCCAGCTCGCGCCGGCGGCCGTGCAGGTCGCCGACGGCGATGATCGGGTAGTCCACGTCGTCGGCGAGGTTCATCAGAGCGGCGGACCGTCGTACCGCCCCGGCGGACGCCCGTCGCGGGACGTCCGGCCGGGGCCGGGATCGACCGTCCAGTCTATCAGTAGGCGTCGGAGCTGACGATCTCGCCGCCCGCCATAGTCCCCAGGGCGCGCCAGGTTTCGCGGTCGATCGAGTTCTTGATGAACCGGACGGAGCCGTCGCAGAAGGCCGTGTTGACGCCGCCGGGGTGGAACGAGCTGGCGGAGATGAGCCAGCCCGAGTTCCAGCCGTCGGAGAACGAGCCGTCGGCCTTGCACGACTTCGAGTTGGGGGGGCTGATGTGGTGGTAGCCGCCGCCCCGGCCGACGTCGCCCGACATCCAGTACTCGCCCTTGTAGTCCCAGGGGTTGGCGGAGTTCGTCCGCAGGCAGATCTGGTAGTCGGCCTCGTTCGACCCCGACGTCCCGATTCCGGCCGCCTGATAGTACATGAGGTTCAGGCCGGCCCTGCGGGCCCCGTCGCTCCCCTTGACCCACTCGCTGAAGATCACGGTGTTGCTCAGGCCGTCGGTGATCGAGGCGATGGTGGCCGCCGAGCCGACGTCGGCCGGCGAGTCGCTCGTGGCCGCCGAGTGGGCGCTCCCGCCGACGTAATAGGCCGGGCCGTTGATCCGGCCGCCGGTGTAGGCGCGGTTCGTGCCGACGTTGTTCGGGTAGTTCGACAGGCCGATGGGGAAGCTGATCGGGCTGCCGCTGGCCTGATTCAGCCCGGTGTTGCCCGCGTTGGCGTCGGACGGGCAGAGGAAGCTGCTGATCTGGATGGCCCCGGCCGTGCCGTTGATCAGCCGGCCGACGGCGTAGCCGGCGCCCGTGCTGGGCTTGACCGGCGAGACGTCGAAATTGATCGCGTTCATGGCCGCGGTCTGCTCCATGTAGGGCAGGATCCGCGTCTTCATCGAGTGCCGCTGCCAGACCAGGTTGGCCGCCGTATAGTAGCCGCCGGTCGGCGGCACCGCGCCGTTCGCCTGGATGTAGTTGTGGATCGCCAGGCCGAGCTGCTTCAGGTTGTTCGTGCACTGGATCTTGCGGGCCGCCTCGCGGGCGGACTGCACGGCGGGCAATAGGAGCGCGATCAGGACGGCGATGATGGCGATCACCACCAGCAGCTCGATCAGCGTAAAGGCTCGTCGCGACACGTTCTCGTTCTCCTCCGGGATGGAAATGGAATCGAGGCCCGACTTCGCAGCCGGACCTCGACCGTCAAGGCTCGAAAGCGACCCCGAGGCCGGGCGTGGGCCGGCTCAGCGCGGTCGCCTTTTGTACTGGATCGCCGGCGGCTCCGCCTGGGCGGCCGCCTCCTCCGACGTCTGCGGGGCGTCGCTCGTGACGATCGGCTTCTCGATCTCCGACGCGTTGGGGTTGCTCGACTCGCAGCCCGCCGTCGCGCCCAGGCCGACCCCCAGGGCCAGCATCGACAGGCCGCGAATTCCCCGGATCCTCAATCCCATCGGCCGTTCCTCATACTTCGTCTCGATCGCGGTGAATCGCGCCCGCCTCGCAGTCGCGTCCGAACGTCTCGCGAGCGGCGCCGTCCCCGCCCCCTTCGATCGCGATCGGATCGGGGGCGAAAACGAATTCTATCGGAGTCGTCCACGCCATGTCGAGACATGTTCTCGGCATCATGGACCATGGCGCGCCGCGACGGGGGGCGGCCTCGACGAGCCTCTGCTCGGCTCGCAGGACCGATCCTACCGCGAAGCCGTGCAGATTCCGTGAAGACTCCGAGAGAATTCGGAGTCAGGCCATCCGCGGGTATCATCCCTGGCCGATCCGCCCCCAGACCTCGCCCGACTCCACACGGCTCTCGACGACGTTCGCCGAGTGGCCGGGGATGGTGGTGCAGCGGCCGTCGCGGAGGCGGAACCGCCAGCGGTGCAGCGGGCAGAGGACCTCGTGGTCCTCGATCCAGCCCGAGCCGAGGGAGCCGCCGGCGTGCGGGCAGCGGTCGAAGAGGACCGTGACGGCGTCGCCGTCGCGGAGCACCGCCAGCCGCGCGCCGGCGGCCTCGACCGTCCGGCCGCGGCCTTCGGGGATCTCGTCGAACCGGCAGAGATAGAGCCATCCGCCCATCGGCGCGATCCTCACGAGCCCCGATTCCGACCCGCGGCCGCGACCTAGGACTTGCGTCCGAGGTCGCGCCGCCATTAGATTCTAGCAGGCGGGCGGCGGGTGCGGATCGGCACGGCGGGGAAGGGACGGCGCGTGAAGCAGGCGGGGGCCAATCCGGGATGGGTCCGGCGACTCGCGAGCCTCGCGATCGCCTGCGCGGCGGTCGGCTGCGACGGCGGCGGGGCGTCGACGGCGGACCTCGTCTGGGGCGTCCACGGCACGAAGGCCGGCTGGCTGCACAAGCCCCGCGTCGCGGCGTTCGACGACGAGGACCACCTCTACCTCGCCGACCTCACCGACCGCATCCAGGTCTTCGACCGCGACGGCAACTACCTCCGCGGCTGGCGCACGCCCGACTTCAACGTCGACGGCCCCAGCGGCCTGACGGTCGACCGCCACGGCCGACTGCTCGTGGCCGACACCCACTTCTACCGCGTCCTGGTGTACGACGCGAAGGGCGGGCTGCTGCTCCAGATCGGCGACGGCGTGCAGGGGACGACCCCGGGACGCTTCGGCTACCCGACCGACGTGGTGATCGACCGGGCGGGGAACTTCTACGTGTCGGAGTACGGCGAGAACGACCGGATCCAGGTCTTCTCGCCCGAGGGCCGGTGGCTCCGCCAGTGGGGCGGCCACGGCTACGAGCCCGGCGAGTTCCTCCGCCCGCGCGCCATGGCGATCGACGCCGACGACCGGATCTACGTCGCCGACTCCTGCAACCACCGGATCCAGGTCTTCGACGTCGACGGCAAACTGCTGAGGATGTGGGGGACGCGGGGCGCGGGGCCCGGCGAGATGAGCTATCCTTACGACCTGTCCCTCGCCCCCGACGGCTCGCTGATCGTCTGCGAATACGGCAACAGCCGCGTCCAGAAGTTCAGCCGCGAGGGCAAGTCGCTGGCGACCTGGGGAGGACCCGGCCGCCGGCCCGGCGAGCTGTACAACCCCTGGGCCCTGGCCGTCGACTCGCGCGGCGTCGTCTCGGTGATCGACTCGAACAACCACCGCGTGCAACGGTTCCGGCTCTGAATCGACGGGCGGGCCTCGACCTTGGGAGGGCGTGGGGAGGATGCTGGGAAACCTCTCGATCAGCTTCGGCCGGCCGCTCTGGCTGGTGCTGATCCCGCTGATCCTGATCCCCCTGATCGCGATGGGCCGCGGCGGCCTGTCGGGGATGGGGCGGGGCCGGCGCGCCCTGGCGATCCTCCTGCGGGCGGCGGTCGTGACGTTGATCGTGCTGGCTCTCGCCGAGATGCAGTCGGTGCGGCGGTCCGAGCGGCTGACGACCATGTTCCTGATCGACGCCTCGCAGAGCATCCCCCGCGAGCAGGAGAAGGCGGCGCTCGACTACGCGGCCGAGGCCTCGCGAAAGCGGCGGAAGGACGACCTGGTCGGCGTCGTCGTCTTCGGCGCCAGCCCGCGCGTCGAGGTCCCGCCCGCCCCCAGCGAGCTGAACCTGATGGGGATCGAGTCGTCGATCGACGCCGAGAACACCGACGTCGCCGCGGCGCTCAAGCTGGCCCTGGCCTCGTTCCCCGAGGACACGGCGCGGCGGGTGGTGATCCTCTCCGACGGCAACGAGAACCGCGGCAGCCTGCTGGAGCAGGCGCTCGCCGCCAAGGGCCTGAACGTCCAGGTCGACGTGGTCCCGATCGAGTATCACTACGACAAGGAAGTGCTCGTCGAGAAGGTGGCGATCCCCCCCGACGTGAAGAAGGGGGAGACGGTCAACATCAACGTCGTCGTCCGGGCCAGCGAGCCCTCGCGCGGCTCGCTCCAGGTCTTCCAGAAGACCGACGGCCACACGGGAGTCGCCGCCGGCAACGAGAAGCCCACGCCCGTCGAGCTGCAGCGCGGGATCAACGTCTTCACGCTCAAGCAGCTGATCACGGAATCGAACTTCTACACGTTCACCGCCGAGTTCACCCCCGAGGCCGGCGGCGGCGACAGGCGGGCGATCAACAACGTCGCCGAGGGCTTCACCCACGCCCGCGGCAAGGCGCAGGTGCTCTTGATCGAGGGGACCGCCGGCGAGCACGCCGAGCTGGTCAAGGCCCTCCGCGAGAAGGAGATCGAGGTCCGGACGCTCACGGCCCCGCGGATCGACGGCTCCGGGGGCGTCGGCGGCGACCCCCTGCCGACCGACGTCGCCCAGCTCCAGCCGTTCGACGCCGTCATCCTCGCCAACGTCCCCAAGGAGGCGTTCACCGAGGCCCAGCACCAGCTGCTGGCCTCCAACTGCCACGACCTGGGCGCGGGCCTGATCATGCTGGGGGGCCGCGACAGCTTCGGCGCCGGCGGCTGGATGAACACGCCCGTCGAGAAGGCCCTGCCGGTCGACATGCAGATCAAGGCCCTGAAGGTGCAGGGCCTGGGGGCGATGGTCCTGATCATGCACGCCAGCGAGATCCCCGAGGGGAACTACTGGCAGAAGGTCGTCGCCAAGGCGGCCATCAACGCCCTCTCCACCTACGACTACGCCGGCATGCTCCACTGGGAGGGCCAGGAGGCCTGGCTGTTCACCCTGCGGCCGATCGGCTCGGGCCGGCCGAGCATGCTGCGGGCCGTCGACCGCATGACCCCCGGCGACATGCCCGACTTCGACCCCTCGCTCGTCAAGGCGATGACCGGCCTGAACGCCGTGCGCGACGCCATGAGCAAGCACATCGTCATCATCAGCGACGGCGACCCCACGCCCCCCACCCCGGGCGTGCTCAGCCAGCTCGCCGCCAGCAAGATCACCGTCACGGCCGTCCTCACCGCCGCGCACGGCAGCGACCCGGGCGCGTTCTCGGTCATGCAGAACATCGCCCGCCGCACCAAAGGCCGGTTCTACAACGTGACCAATCCCAAGGCCCTCCCCCAGATCTACCAGAAGGAGGCGAGGACGATCTCGCGCCCCCTGATCTTCGAGCAGGAGACGCCCTGGCTGGCGAAGCTGCAGAGCCCGATCACCGAGCCCGTCATGGGCCTGACCGGGGCGCTGCCGCCGATCTCGGGCCTGGTGCTGACGAGCCTGAAGGAGAACGAGCTGGTCGAGGCGCCGATCCTCTCGCCGCTGCCGGGCGGGCAGGTGAACCCGGTGCTCGCCCACTGGACCTACGGCCTGGGCCGCTCGGTGGCGTTCACGTCCGACGCCGGACGGCGGTGGGCGCGCACCTGGCCCGACTGGGACAACTACGCCGCCTTCTGGTCGCAGGTCGTCCGCTGGGCGATGCGGCCCGCCGAGCAGGGCAACCTGACGATGAGCGTCCGCCGCGAGGACGGCCGGATCAAGATCGCGGTCGACGCGCTCGACAAGGAGGACCAGTTCCTCAACTTCCTGCAGATCCAGGGGAACGTCGTCGACCCCGACCTGAAGGCGTCGCCCATCGTCCTCAGCCAGACCGCCCCCGGGCGCTACGAGGCGACCTTCGAGGGCGCCGACCGCCGCGGCAACTACTTCGTGAACCTGGGCTACCGCGGGCCCGACAAGGCCCAGGGGGTCGTCTCCAGCGGGATCTCGGTCCCCTACTCCGACGAGTACCGCGAGCTGCGCTCGAACCCGACGACGCTGCAGACGGCCGCCGGCCTGACCGACGGCCTGGAGGTGGCGTGGAAGACCGCGCCCGACGGCCGCATCGACCTGGCCCGCACCCTCGAAGGCGTCGACCACTTCCGGCGCGACCCGGGCCTGACGATCCCCCGGGCCTTCCGCCCGCTCTGGCCGGTCCTGCTCTGGTCGGCCGCCCTGCTCTTCCTCGGCGACGTCGCGGTGCGGCGGATCGCCGTCGACTTCGAGCGGGCCTTCCGCAAGCTGGGCGAGGCCTGGCGGCGGTTCCGCGGCGAGGAGGTCGAGGTCCGCAGCGACTACCTCGACCAGCTCAAGTCGCGCAAGGCCGAGGTCGGCGAGCAGCTCGACCGCTCCCGCTTCGCCTCGCGGTTCCAGGACGCCGACGCGCCCGAGGCCGCGACGGCAGGTGCCGCCGAGCCGCCGACCTCCGCCCCGGCCGCCGACCGCCCCAAGCCCGCCCGCCCCGGCCCCGGCGAGGCCGGCGCCGGCCTCGCCCCCGAGGCCCTGAAGCCCGAGGAGGCCGGCTACACCAACCGCCTCCTCAAGGCCAAACGCCGCGTCTGGGAAGAGCGGGACAAGGGGGACGCGGAATGATTCCGCCGCGACGTTCGTTCCAGATGACGGCCGTGGGGACGATGAAGCTTGTCGCCTTCCTAGGCCTGGCCCTAGGCGCAAGTCGCCTGCTGCACGGCACGTATTACGAAGAGTACATCCGACTCCAGTCCCAGCTCGACCGCATCGACGGAATCACCGGCATCGAGATCAGGAGCGAGGATGACATCACTTACGAGGTCCATTCCGTCCGGTTCTGCATCGGCGGGCACCCCGACGCGGTGGTCATCTTCGATGAACCGGATCTCGACGCCGGATTGCTGGATCGGCCGAGGCATCTATATATCCGCAGGCTCGGTCCCTGGGAGTTTCATCAAGCCCGATACGGACGCGTAGGAGCGAGCCCCGACAGACCGGGGCCGGCGACGTTGCTCGCGGTGTCCTCCGCCATCGACGTCGGTCCCCGCGGGCCTTTCGCGGCCATGCTGCCTTGCCGGATCGAGAATGCCAAGGACGTTGTGGCGAACTATGACAGCCTTGTGAAAACCTTCGCCTCCTGGCCGGACGAGACAACCTGGGGCGTTCTGGACGAGTCGCCCGGGATTCAAACAGCCTTCTGTCGAACCTCCATCGGGACGGGCCGACCGCTTCCGAGCCCTCCGCAGTTCCCCAGATTATGGTGATCAACGCGACGCCGAACCATACTTCGGCGTTTCAATACTTATACACATACGTTTTCGCGAAAGGAGCCTCGGCGATGGCTGACGACGCGCCCTCGAGAGGGGCCGACATGGAGGCGCGGGCCGGCGAGTTCCGCGACCGCTACAACCAGGTGAAGGGGGAGATCGCCAAGGTCATCGTCGGCCACGACGAGATCGTCCACGGCGTGCTCACCTGCCTGTTCGTCGGCGGCCACGCGCTGCTGGAGGGGGTGCCGGGGCTGGGCAAGACGCTGCTGGTGCGGACGCTGGCCGACGCGCTCTCGCTCGACTTCAACCGCATCCAGTTCACGCCCGACCTGATGCCGGCCGACGTCGTCGGCACCAACGTGATCGCCGAGACGCCCGACGGCCGCCGCGAGTTCCAGTTCCAGCGCGGGCCGATCTTCTCGCAGATCGTCCTGGCCGACGAGATCAACCGCGCCACGCCCAAGACCCAGTCGGCCCTGCTGGAGGCCATGCAGGAGCACTCCGTGACCGTCGGCGGCACGATCCACCGGCTCAAGGAGCCGTTCTTCGTCATGGCGACGCAGAACCCGATCGAGCAGGAAGGGACGTATCCGCTGCCGGAGGCCCAGCTCGACCGCTTCCTGTTCAAGCTCGTCGTCGGCTACTCCACCCGCGAGGAGTTGGCGACGATCCTCGATCGCACGACCCGCAACGATCGCCCCCAGGCTGAGAAGGTGCTCGACGGCGACGACCTGATCCGCTTCCAGAAGCTCGTCCGCGAGATCATCGTCGCCCCCCACGTCCAGGATTACGCGATCCGCCTGGCGTTGGCCACCCATCCCCAGGGCCCGTTCGCGGCCGCCGTGACGAACCAGTACGTCCGCTGGGGCAGCAGCCCGCGCGGGGTGCAGACGCTCGTCCTGGCGGCCAAGGTGCGCGCCCTGCTCGACGGTCGGTACAATGTGTCGTTCGAAGACCTTCGCCGGGTCTACCTCCCGGCCCTCCGGCACCGGGTCCTCCTCAACTTCGAGGCCCAGGCCGAGGGGATCGACCCCGACGAGGTGCTCCTGAAGGTTCTGGACTCGGTCCCCGAGAAGGCCGAGACCAGCGCCGCCGTGGCGTGAGCCGAGGACCGACCGATGCCGCTCGACCAGAAACGCGATTCCGCCATGCACGACGTCTACGACCCGCCCCCCGCGCCCGAGATCGACTGGGAGGGGCCCGGCCGCGAGCCGTTGATCGTCTCGCGCGGCGACCTCGCCTGCCTGATCGCGCTCTGCCTGCTCTTGTTCCTCGCGTCGGCGGCCTTCTGGCGGAGCGAGCCGATCGTGGCCGTGATCGCCGCCGGCGCGGGGTCGCTGATCGTCATGGAGAGCTGGCTCACGGCGCTGGGCTCGTTCCACCGCCGGCCGCCGCTGAGCCTGCGGGCCCGCTGGACGGTCTTCCTCGCGGCGCTCCTGCCCTGGATCGTGGGAGTGGCCGCCGCCGTGGCGTTCCTGCTCGCGCTCTTCTGGGCCTCGGATCGTTTCCTGTTGATTTGACGGCCGGGGCCGCGAGCGAGCGAGAGGGGACCGCATCATGACCGCCGAGGCCGCGACGCCGCTCCTGGACCCCGAGTTCCTGCACAAGCTCGAACAGCTCGAGCTGGTCAGCCGCAAGATCATCGTGGGCCGCATGAAGGGCGAGCGCAAGAGCCGGCGGCGGGGGACCTCGGTCGAGTTCGCCGAGCACCGCCCGTACGCGGCCGGCGACGACCTGCGGCACATCGACTGGAACGCCTACGGCCGGCTCGACCGCCTCTTCCTCAAGCTCTTTTTGGAGGAGGAGGACCTGCACGTCCACACGCTCGTCGACTCCAGCCTGTCGATGGGCTTCGGCGAGCCTTCCAAGCTGCACTACGCCAAGCAGGTGGCCGCGGCCCTGGCGTTCGTCGGCCTGGTGAACAACGACCGGATCATCCTCGAAGCGTTCGCCTCGCGGCTCCAGGCGGGGATCCCCAACATCCGGGGCCGCTCGCAAATGTGGAGGATCGTCGACTACCTGGAGCGGCTCCAGCCGTCGGGCGAGAGCGACCTCACCGCCGCCGCCCGCGACTTCGCCCTCCGCCGCGGGGGCAAAGGGGTCGTCGTCGTCATCTCCGACTTCCTCGACAAGCACGGCTACGAGGACGCCCTGCGCTACCTGCTGGCGCGCAAGATGGACGTCTTCGTCATCCACGTCTTGAGCCGCGAAGAGGTCGAGCCCGAGCTGGTCGGCGACCTCCGCCTGGTCGACTGCGAGGACGACGAGGAGGCCGACGTCACCGTCTCCGCCCCGCTCCTGAAGCGCTACAAGGAGAACCTCGACGCCTTCGTCGGCGGCCTCCGCGACTACTGCACCCGACGCGGGATCACGTACGTCTTCACCACCAACCAGTACCCCTTCGACAAGCTCGTGCTCAACTACCTGCGCGAGCGTGGGCTCCTCAAATGAACCGCTTCTGGATCACCAACCCGCTCACGTTCTACACGGCCGGCGGCCTGATCGTCGCCTACGTCCTCTACATGATGATCGCCCGCCGCAAGGGCGAACGCCCCGGCCACGCGGGGCATGAGCCGGAGCTGTAATTCTAAAGTCCTTCCCCCCTCGTCGGGGAAGGCGGCCGAAGCCCGGATGAGGGGGAGACGAGCAGGCCGAGCGTGGACTTTCGAGGCCGACCCTCCGAATCCTTCTCCCGCCGGGAGGAGCCGCCGCCCAGCGGCGGATGAGGGTCGGCGGAGTTCGTCATCGTGTCGCCGAATGCATCCTGACTCAGGTGAGCCTCCCGATGGACGAGCGAGGATTCATCGTTCACTCGACGCATCGGAATCCCAAGAAGGGTGGACTCTGGCTCTTTTCACGTTTTCCGCGGGCGGGTTCGGATGGGTTTCCTGAATTCATCGCCGATGAAGAAGTCGATCTGCTGATCGCCGACGGGGGGAGGATCAGGACCCGCGTCGTCGAATGTCACCCGATCTTCATCGACCCGGTCGACCTCCCCCATATAACATTCGGCATGTTCGTATCTTTGACGATCGAGGACGCATCCAGGCTCCGAGGAGCTAGGGTCCAGGCCGTTTGTGAATCCAAAATGAGGGACGGCTCGTAAGTCCCTGTTCGCGAGCATGGAGATCGCCGACGACCGGCCCTTCGGTCCACCTTCTCCCGCG
The DNA window shown above is from Paludisphaera mucosa and carries:
- a CDS encoding DUF1559 family PulG-like putative transporter, whose translation is MSRRAFTLIELLVVIAIIAVLIALLLPAVQSAREAARKIQCTNNLKQLGLAIHNYIQANGAVPPTGGYYTAANLVWQRHSMKTRILPYMEQTAAMNAINFDVSPVKPSTGAGYAVGRLINGTAGAIQISSFLCPSDANAGNTGLNQASGSPISFPIGLSNYPNNVGTNRAYTGGRINGPAYYVGGSAHSAATSDSPADVGSAATIASITDGLSNTVIFSEWVKGSDGARRAGLNLMYYQAAGIGTSGSNEADYQICLRTNSANPWDYKGEYWMSGDVGRGGGYHHISPPNSKSCKADGSFSDGWNSGWLISASSFHPGGVNTAFCDGSVRFIKNSIDRETWRALGTMAGGEIVSSDAY
- a CDS encoding Rieske (2Fe-2S) protein → MGGWLYLCRFDEIPEGRGRTVEAAGARLAVLRDGDAVTVLFDRCPHAGGSLGSGWIEDHEVLCPLHRWRFRLRDGRCTTIPGHSANVVESRVESGEVWGRIGQG
- a CDS encoding AAA family ATPase, which gives rise to MADDAPSRGADMEARAGEFRDRYNQVKGEIAKVIVGHDEIVHGVLTCLFVGGHALLEGVPGLGKTLLVRTLADALSLDFNRIQFTPDLMPADVVGTNVIAETPDGRREFQFQRGPIFSQIVLADEINRATPKTQSALLEAMQEHSVTVGGTIHRLKEPFFVMATQNPIEQEGTYPLPEAQLDRFLFKLVVGYSTREELATILDRTTRNDRPQAEKVLDGDDLIRFQKLVREIIVAPHVQDYAIRLALATHPQGPFAAAVTNQYVRWGSSPRGVQTLVLAAKVRALLDGRYNVSFEDLRRVYLPALRHRVLLNFEAQAEGIDPDEVLLKVLDSVPEKAETSAAVA
- a CDS encoding cupin domain-containing protein; the protein is MAARDDLAARAVYSIVGDRYVFLATGAETAGACFIFEAYVPSGNGSPPHVHHREDELFYVVEGEFEFTVAGATMRLTAGGSLLGRRDVPHRFRNVGPDAGKLIIAVTPAGLDDYFMEVGAKLEGPDSPPIPPTPEDVARLREAAPRYGLEILDHA
- a CDS encoding NHL repeat-containing protein, with amino-acid sequence MKQAGANPGWVRRLASLAIACAAVGCDGGGASTADLVWGVHGTKAGWLHKPRVAAFDDEDHLYLADLTDRIQVFDRDGNYLRGWRTPDFNVDGPSGLTVDRHGRLLVADTHFYRVLVYDAKGGLLLQIGDGVQGTTPGRFGYPTDVVIDRAGNFYVSEYGENDRIQVFSPEGRWLRQWGGHGYEPGEFLRPRAMAIDADDRIYVADSCNHRIQVFDVDGKLLRMWGTRGAGPGEMSYPYDLSLAPDGSLIVCEYGNSRVQKFSREGKSLATWGGPGRRPGELYNPWALAVDSRGVVSVIDSNNHRVQRFRL
- a CDS encoding DUF58 domain-containing protein, whose translation is MTAEAATPLLDPEFLHKLEQLELVSRKIIVGRMKGERKSRRRGTSVEFAEHRPYAAGDDLRHIDWNAYGRLDRLFLKLFLEEEDLHVHTLVDSSLSMGFGEPSKLHYAKQVAAALAFVGLVNNDRIILEAFASRLQAGIPNIRGRSQMWRIVDYLERLQPSGESDLTAAARDFALRRGGKGVVVVISDFLDKHGYEDALRYLLARKMDVFVIHVLSREEVEPELVGDLRLVDCEDDEEADVTVSAPLLKRYKENLDAFVGGLRDYCTRRGITYVFTTNQYPFDKLVLNYLRERGLLK
- a CDS encoding VWA domain-containing protein produces the protein MLGNLSISFGRPLWLVLIPLILIPLIAMGRGGLSGMGRGRRALAILLRAAVVTLIVLALAEMQSVRRSERLTTMFLIDASQSIPREQEKAALDYAAEASRKRRKDDLVGVVVFGASPRVEVPPAPSELNLMGIESSIDAENTDVAAALKLALASFPEDTARRVVILSDGNENRGSLLEQALAAKGLNVQVDVVPIEYHYDKEVLVEKVAIPPDVKKGETVNINVVVRASEPSRGSLQVFQKTDGHTGVAAGNEKPTPVELQRGINVFTLKQLITESNFYTFTAEFTPEAGGGDRRAINNVAEGFTHARGKAQVLLIEGTAGEHAELVKALREKEIEVRTLTAPRIDGSGGVGGDPLPTDVAQLQPFDAVILANVPKEAFTEAQHQLLASNCHDLGAGLIMLGGRDSFGAGGWMNTPVEKALPVDMQIKALKVQGLGAMVLIMHASEIPEGNYWQKVVAKAAINALSTYDYAGMLHWEGQEAWLFTLRPIGSGRPSMLRAVDRMTPGDMPDFDPSLVKAMTGLNAVRDAMSKHIVIISDGDPTPPTPGVLSQLAASKITVTAVLTAAHGSDPGAFSVMQNIARRTKGRFYNVTNPKALPQIYQKEARTISRPLIFEQETPWLAKLQSPITEPVMGLTGALPPISGLVLTSLKENELVEAPILSPLPGGQVNPVLAHWTYGLGRSVAFTSDAGRRWARTWPDWDNYAAFWSQVVRWAMRPAEQGNLTMSVRREDGRIKIAVDALDKEDQFLNFLQIQGNVVDPDLKASPIVLSQTAPGRYEATFEGADRRGNYFVNLGYRGPDKAQGVVSSGISVPYSDEYRELRSNPTTLQTAAGLTDGLEVAWKTAPDGRIDLARTLEGVDHFRRDPGLTIPRAFRPLWPVLLWSAALLFLGDVAVRRIAVDFERAFRKLGEAWRRFRGEEVEVRSDYLDQLKSRKAEVGEQLDRSRFASRFQDADAPEAATAGAAEPPTSAPAADRPKPARPGPGEAGAGLAPEALKPEEAGYTNRLLKAKRRVWEERDKGDAE
- a CDS encoding metallophosphoesterase, encoding MNLADDVDYPIIAVGDLHGRRRELERLVAALERRPEWPDCALVFLGDYVDRGPDSRGTIDLVLELLRRPAGGSAVMGNHDLALIRSARLDGGPLSPYWIDRYKAIYDCEATFASYLGRPARLGVDAGPEPFDALREAMPEAHRAFLTGLRWVVEAPGHLFLHCGLSPELEAGAVEQVAALRARRWDRAAMRPRADSVTAMLWEDEYPVWLGADRSLSASPSPFPGKVQVTGHERVARPEADAVRIRLDTGGGYGEPTACLLRSPDAAPEFIRGR